tttttatttttatgtaagcAATGATTCGATCAAATAGATTAGCATTGATTTTAAAGACGAGTTCATTAGTTCGATTGTCACTTTTTGTAGGTCGGAAATTCTTTCTTAGATACGAATAAAGTTGTCTAAATTTCACATTTTTCCATACGTTGTTGAAGATGCTATTGCGTTTCATAACTCGTGGAAGACAGTATTAGATgttacctttaattttaattgtattATCTATTAATTATCCGATTCCGTCTCTGTTTACATTATGATTTCGTTCACGTTTGTAAAACCCGgccaatttttttatatatatataaatgaaaaattcTATCAGCATTGTTTATACACGTATTCAAAGGTATACACATATTAGCACATATATACAACTCGACCAAATGGGAAGAAACctttaaaaccaaaaagattgtgacaaaaaaaacaaaaaaaaaaacaaaagaaacaaaattgaagaaaaaaaaacaaaagaaaaaaaaaaccaaaaaaaaaaaagaaagaaaaagaaagattgTAACAAGGAAAGACACACATGTTATGCTTGAAAGTTGAAACGAATGACAATAGGACACTTAAACCTTAATTAGTCATTTTATGCACAAAATTCTCAACTTTACCACAACCACTTAGAGTTTAGGCAACCAAATTCTCAAGTTTTACTCATgttcttgagttcgatccttagggatgcaAGTCTTGGGATTTTTCCTCTGAATATTTGTAACGGCCTATAGTCAGCATCTCAATGTCTAGGGTACGtacaaggcttcaccattatccAGTGAGGTTTCCCTGATATCGTGtcccgactgaatgttcggataaaaaaaaaaaaactcggcaaacaaaatatttatgatatttacaTGTTTGCGTCTAGAAGACCTAGTAGGAAGACAATAAATGGCATTTTAAGAACCATTTTGGTACAAGCTAACTAGTCGACCTTCAAGGCTTCAAGTCCAAGTTTCTTCCTAGCCAATCTAGGCTTGACTATTTTTTCCTTTGTCACCAACTCTTGCAATAGCttatcaaaattataaataactaatGGGTAAGCATAAAGCTTAGTGAATTCGATGATTATTTCACATACCATCACAAAACGATACAAACAATATATCAAGCAACGGAATTAATGAGTCCACTTCATGTGATCCCCTCATTAACCCAATTAGGTAATTTGCAAACTGAGCACCATCGTTTATGCAAATCGAGCACTAAACTTAAGATAACTACGTGCAAATCTACACCAAGTCTTTGCAAACTGATAACTAGACTTTACATATAATCAAAGAACTTACCTAGCTTGTTAATGAAGATGAATTTATTTAGCTTGCATCACCTATTCACAATTCAATAATACATATGGTCATTTAATCAATATTGACCATAATTTCCTTCAACCGGCTTTTTAACACTAGTCATACCATAACGCATCAAATCCATATTGGCCATTTTCTTATTGATATCTTATTTTCAAACTCAAAAATCTCAACTTGAATTTACTAGTTTCTTGTAAAACTTCtataagaaaatatatgtacaaTATCAATAATTAGTAAATTTCTATAAACCAATCCAACCCGCAACCTTTATTCAACAACCCATCTCAATTTATCATCTATATATTGGATCATATCAACACAATCACGATGAATTCTATCAGAATTTCCATCtaataaaaaagagaaatgcGAAGTTGATTAACACTTTTACTAATTTTTGTTTACTAACTTACATGGAAGCTTACGTGGTCATCCACATCATTCTAAAACTTAACTATGGTTAAATTCCTTTCTTCAACTTCTTATTAACGGTTATAATAATTTGACCATTCTTATTTTCTCTCTTTAAAACATGTATATCTCCATTCCTTCTAAAAAACAGAGGCCCACGAGATCATTACAAGACACATTGAAGTTTTATGAATggattgaaaaaatatatataaatttatatacattgTATACCAGACGTTTGAAAAAATTCCCCAATTATTTTGTTGGCtgatttttttcaatttcattgtgGTAATATCTAACGATATGTGAGTCGTTGAATGTTtttatattgatgaaattgttaaatttttatacttatattagTTTTTGCTCACTTAATTCTGAACTTGTTGTTTTGTACTTCATATATTGTTCATCTTGAGATGTATAAAATGGAAATTGTTGCTTTAGTTTAGGGCGTTCAGTTTAAAACTTGTAATCGATGTTGCGATTGTATACAGCTGTAACATTTAGTAGcatatacaacaacaacaacaggactcAATCCCTGCGCGAGGTATGGAGGAGGTAAGCTATAGATAGTCTTATCTCTACACATAGGTAGAGAGACtgttccatagggacctccggccataAAGAtgtgcaagacggaaaatgagaatTGTTTAGAAAAACCATACCTGACTGTCGAGAATCCGAAAAGAAGAAATACATGTCTGCTGAGTCTGACTACTTTGCGGGTCGGAACGAGTATCAACCATGCGCTCTACCGAAATCtcttattactatatatatatatatatatatttggaagaTTAATTATAGATAAATCAGGGTGAAGTTATTTAACATAGGTTAATATTATTTAAGCAAATGAGGTGGATAAGCCACATAAGTCTCCATGTGAGttagtaaataaaaattagtaaaaGTGTTAGTCATCTCAGCATTCCTCTTAAAGAGAAATATAGCAAATaaccaaaatcaaaaaatgatcgtttaacaaattacaaattttattacAATTCTCTCTCATAATTTATTTAAGGGAATGATTAGTACTTTTAACATCCTTTTAATTACAAGATCATGATAgatatgtttggcaaaagtagttGTAGTTTGTAGCTGTAGTTTTTAGTTGGAGCtgtaagttgtagcttttaaaTAACACTGTTAACTAGAGCTTTTATTTTATAGAATTGTTTGGTATGATAGCTGTAGCTGCAACTTTAAAAAGTATTTGTGTACTTTTAAGAACTAAAAGCTTtatcgaaaagctaaagctcttGAAACGCTAGTAGCGTTTCATTTaggagttttttctttcaaataaaagctaaaactaGTTGTgtccaaacaaagcttttaacacgattgaagtttttttttcaaaattaaaagcttAAGCTCCCCAAAAGATCTTAAAGATCTTGTAACATAGTCGATATGTGACATTGATCTTAGTTAAGAGAATTAGTAAAATCTAATTAAGaggattatttatttttctttatttaatgtAAAATCTAATCCAATAGAATCTATTCTATCTTTAGCTCAAAACGGATATCACAGAGCATATACCACGTGATCCGTTCGTGACACTTAACCATCAATAAACCCTTAGTTAAAAGTTAACCTAACTCTAGTAACCTACTTAACATTACATAAACCCATAGTTAACATTTAACCTAACTATAGTAACTTCTAGAACACCTCAAGATACCACCACGCGTCACAATCAACGTCTCAGATCACACCACGTAATTAACTCACCGTCATCCACTTctttataaaccaccaaccccCCTATTCATTATTATCACCTactttaaaaccctaaaaaaaaaataaatccaatttatcaaaaaatctAAGATGGCAAACCCTAAGGTCTTCTTCGACATGACCGTCGGCGGTGCACCGGCCGGCAGGATCGTGATGGAGCTGTACGCCGACACAACACCACGAACCGCCGAGAATTTCCGTGCACTCTGCACCGGAGAAAAAGGCACCGGCAGCTCCGGTAAGCCGTTGCATTTCAAAGGATCAACATTCCACCGTGTGATCCCTAACTTCATGTGTCAGGGTGGAGATTTCACTAAGGGAAACGGTACCGGCGGTGAATCGATCTACGGCAACAAGTTCGCCGACGAGAATTTCGTTAAGAAGCACACCGGACCTGGAATTCTGTCCATGGCAAACGCCGGTCCGAACACAAACGGATCGCAGTTTTTCATCTGTACGGCGAAGACGGAGTGGCTTGATGGGAAGCATGTGGTGTTTGGGAAAGTGGTTGAAGGTATGGATGTTGTGAAGGCGATTGAAAAAGTTGGATCTGGTAGTGGAACCACCTCTAAGCCTGTTGTGATTGCTGACTGTGgccaactttcttaaatctatCTATAGATATAGAGAGATCTATATCGATCTATATTCAatatctaattattattatgttttagtACTTTTGAGTTTTTAGAGTGTCTCTCTGTGAGAATGGTTTTAGTTTCCTGTGACTGGTGATGTTGAATGAACGGAATTATGACGTATTAGTAAGTTTGATTCCGGtttgaaataaaaatttagGTTTTAGTTTTATCTCTAATTTGAATAAAGTTGATCTTATAAATATGTGTTTTATCTTGTGATTTGAATTGTTATGTTTATGCTGCTTTGGTTGATTTTTTTCCGGATTTTTATGATGATAATGAGTAAAAGAATCATGAAATCAAACTATCATTCTCACACATCTAAGCTCCAAATACATTGCTCCCGTTGCATACTCGGATTTCAAGTTTATGGAATGATGAAGCTCGTCAAAACAAATGGGACTTCTACTTTCCTGGATGCTTGATATAATTTGATTATGATAAGTTAGATTAGATGTGGCTGAAGCGAGTAATATTTGGTAGGATTGGCATGGACCAGGGAACCCGGTCAATAGAATTGACAGGTTTCCTCAACTCAGTGgcggtctaatttggtttttagCCGTGGTCGGTTCCAACCTATTTTGTGGTTGTGATGTGGTCGGTTACgtgatatatcattttttttttatcggcaAACCGAAAATCCAAAATCCTTTTATGAACATGTTTTCTGAATTTTGAATGATCACACCGGTccattacttatttttttttttatacatggttttcaaataaaaataaacctcGACAATGGACGGTTGGTTGTGTAAACCGGATCTTGTCATTAGGGTGCACAGAGTGTGGTGGTGAGGAACCGGTACCTAATGAAGACTGTGGCGTTGGTTGTGGTGCCCATGAAATTGACtgttacaaaaaataataataataataatgataataataataataatggaaagGGTGAGTGGTCCACATGTAACGTTCATTTCTCTCGCGcctttcttctcttttctttctttcttcctgTTCCTTTTGTCGatttgtcactttttttttttttcatttctttcaaatAACAAGTACACAACTACAAAAATCACTAAAATGAATTAAGGGAGGGGTAAatcaagacaaaaaaaaattccaatttTTGCACAACTTCCAAAATGTCGCAAAACCCACCGCCCCCAAACAATCGCGATTTAATGCTACCTCCTCTTCCGCCACATAACACCATTGAAAATGTTTACAGGCCGCAACCCGCTGAGGATTTCTTAAGTCAGATGGATGTCGTGTTTTTCGAAACTACCTTTTTTCCTAATATGCGACTGAAAGTCTAGCCGGGTTTTCGCAATTTGCGCGTGGTTCTTCATCACAACAAtacgaagaagaagaataagaagaagtagaagaagaggaagaataAGAAGAGGCCAAGGAGGAAGAAGAAGCAATACCAGAAACTCAAGTCCCGATTAAAGGAAAAAGAGAATGTCGAAATTGGGGGAAGGATGAGGAGACATGTTTGGCAAAAGCTTGGTTAAACGTTTCTGAGGATCCGTACACCGGAAACGCCAAAACGGGCAACTCGTTTTAGAGGAAGGTGAAATGTGAAATGGAAAAACACTTGAAGCGTGATTCGAACCGTAGCCCGAAAATGATTCCTACGAAGTGGAAGGATTTGAAGCAAAAGGTTTCGCGTTTTTGTGGTATTTATAATGTTAAGAAGTGTAAGATGTTGAGTGGCCAAAATGACAAGGATGTGTTTAAGGTGGTCGTGGCGGTTTATATGTGGAAATATAATAGCAGGTCCGAGTTTCCACATGTAGAGGCGTGACAAGTTTTGAGAAACATGCCCAAACGGGCGGAAGTTCTTACCTTGGAGGGGATGGAGGATTCGGGGAGCAAAAGGGCACGAAGGGAATGGTCAAATGTGAATGTCCGTTCATCTGGGGAGGCGTCGATCCATATTGACTTGAACGAGGAATAGGGtgatcaagaagaagaaggtggGAACGACGTTGATGCACCACCACGGCTTGGTAGACCCGTGTCGCCGCCCCAACGTAGACCTAGAGGTAAGCAGTCTGCTACATCCACCTCCAGCACATCTGAAGAGTTTTTGAAGATGGTCGCCGAGTTGAAATGCGACAATGAGGATAAAAAATGAGCTCGGGAGGAGAAGCTTCAGATTCAGAAGGCGATGATGGATACTTATATGGTGGCGAAGGAGGCTAGGAAAGTACGGGAGGAGAAGATGACACGTATAGTCCAAAGTCAACAGCTGTCAAACGATATGGACTTCGTCATCAGGTCACACTATCACCTCACCAGGACGATGTTGGAGATGGTGTTGGCGCAGAAACGTGCCATATGTGAGAAATACGGATGACCGATGCCTtagtttatatgtttaaattgtatgttttagttattgtgtgtgtttgaataaaagtttatgtgttttagttgtatttttaatttatgtgttttaatttatttagttgattaaaaataaatagaaaatgaattaaatataaaagggtggggagggcgGGGATATGCGGTGAGGCACTCCTTGCAATTAGGGAGTGGGCGGGGAGGAAGAGAAAAAGCAGGGAGGGGCGGTAAGGCACCTCCCCACCTTATGAGCATGCTAAAAAAACTTTACTAAGCTCCCGTAACACCTAAAAATTAATGGGAATGGATCTCAGAGCTTTAGTCTTCCCAGTCCACTTAGCTTTACGTTCTAATGGCTAAAATCAACCCACCCGTACTCCCACTGTCATAAAATTGGGAtcgaaccaatagctgaagccCCGTCAGTCATCCCTCATCGAGTATGGTGTCGCGTAACGAttgatatttaaaaagaaaaatgattgtttaatatgttttatcttcatacttgttttatttaaacTATAAAACTTATGTTTATAACATATATGTCGTGTTTAGAACTAACGAGTTATACATACTAGAAAATTTCTTACATGTAGAATTTCTACACTTTATTTGATGCATTCTATTTTTCCATGATACTTAATAAAtgacttaaaaataaaataagaatcaGAACAACTTTTTAAGAGGATTCGTGGAAATTCAATTGATATATGTACATTAAATGTTTTGGTTTCTATAGTTTTTGGGCTATCACACCAAATCCTATCAGCTAAACTGTGATTTTTTGTTGTCAATCAGtcacttcatataaaatatacgggtaattttttttatttgacctgaaaaaaaataaaaatttgttgaactgaaaaatgaaattttttttttttttcaatgtgAGATTAACTGGTTTAATAGGGATTCTTGTCATTTGGGTGAAGACCAAGGGTTGAACATATTAGCATATAAGTAGGTTAATAGTATTGGTGTATTTAAGAGTagataaaattacaaaactttGC
The Erigeron canadensis isolate Cc75 chromosome 2, C_canadensis_v1, whole genome shotgun sequence DNA segment above includes these coding regions:
- the LOC122587174 gene encoding peptidyl-prolyl cis-trans isomerase, whose amino-acid sequence is MANPKVFFDMTVGGAPAGRIVMELYADTTPRTAENFRALCTGEKGTGSSGKPLHFKGSTFHRVIPNFMCQGGDFTKGNGTGGESIYGNKFADENFVKKHTGPGILSMANAGPNTNGSQFFICTAKTEWLDGKHVVFGKVVEGMDVVKAIEKVGSGSGTTSKPVVIADCGQLS